From Thermosipho africanus Ob7:
TATGCAAAAAATGAGGTAACAAATCCTCAAAGGATGCTTACAATAAGTGTGAAGGTAGAAAATGGTGTTATGGATCTTGTTTCAGCAAGGACCGATAGACCTATTCCTAAGAAAATATTAGAAGAGGCTATTTCATATATAAAAGGCTTAAAAGTTCAAGCACCGATTAAAAGAGGTGATATAATAGTAAAGGATCTTTTAAATACCGGTGCAAACCTTATTGCTACAAGAACTGTTCTTAAAAAATAATTAGAATAACTCAAGGGGGGATATGGTGTATATACTGGCACTTGATCAAGGTACAACAAGTTCACGCGCTATCCTTTTCAATGAAAAGGGCGAATACGTATATGGTTTAAATAAAGAGTACAAACAAATTTATCCAAGGCCTGGATGGGTGGAGCATGATCCATACGATATATTAAATTCACAAATTGAAGTAGCAAAAAAGGTAGTAGAAACAGTTGGAGCAGAAAATATAGCTGCGATAGGAATTACCAACCAGCGTGAAACAACTATACTCTGGGATAAAAATACAGGGAAACCTGTGTATAACGCTATAGTTTGGCAGTGTAGGAGAACTGCTTCAATTTGTGACGATTTAAAGGAAAAAGGCTATGAAAAGCTTATAAAGGAAAAAACTGGACTTGTGGTTGACGCGTATTTTTCAGGGACAAAGATAAAGTGGATTTTGGATAATGTTGAAGGGGTAAGGGAAAAGGCAGAGCGCGGAGATATATTGTTTGGGACAGTTGATAGCTGGCTTATTTGGAATCTTACCGGCGGAAAGGTACATGTGATTGATTATTCAAATGCTTCTCGTACAATGTTATTTAATTTAAAAACATTGGACTGGGATGATGAAATTTTAGAGATCCTTAATATTCCAAGAGCAATTTTACCTAAACCAATGCCATCAAGTTATGTGTATGGATATACAGAAATTTTTGGAGGCAAAATTCCAATTGCAGGAGATGCAGGAGATCAGCAGGCTTCACTTTTTGGCCA
This genomic window contains:
- a CDS encoding DUF1667 domain-containing protein, yielding MIKKLTCISCPIGCELTVYVEGDDIKVEGNRCPRGFEYAKNEVTNPQRMLTISVKVENGVMDLVSARTDRPIPKKILEEAISYIKGLKVQAPIKRGDIIVKDLLNTGANLIATRTVLKK
- the glpK gene encoding glycerol kinase GlpK is translated as MVYILALDQGTTSSRAILFNEKGEYVYGLNKEYKQIYPRPGWVEHDPYDILNSQIEVAKKVVETVGAENIAAIGITNQRETTILWDKNTGKPVYNAIVWQCRRTASICDDLKEKGYEKLIKEKTGLVVDAYFSGTKIKWILDNVEGVREKAERGDILFGTVDSWLIWNLTGGKVHVIDYSNASRTMLFNLKTLDWDDEILEILNIPRAILPKPMPSSYVYGYTEIFGGKIPIAGDAGDQQASLFGQTCFEKGMVKNTYGTGCFILMNTGDTPYYSNSGLLTTIAWGVDDKVEYALEGSIFVAGAAVQWLRDNLKLIDNASETEDLAKSVPDSGDLYFVPAMVGLGAPYWDMYARGLLIGITRGTTKAHIIRAVLESIAYQTRDVLEVMSKEAGINMGTLRVDGGASNNNFLMQFQADILGVPVERPEVTETTALGAAYLAGLAVGLWKSKEEIAWNLNKRFEPQLSKDERERLYSRWKEAVKRSMRWSEE